In Pseudomonas hamedanensis, a single window of DNA contains:
- a CDS encoding LysR substrate-binding domain-containing protein, which produces MSENRWEGIDEFVAVAECSQFTAAAERLGVSSSHVSRQIVRLEERLQTRLLYRSTRRVTLTEAGQTFLQHCQRLQDGREEALRAVGDLTSEPKGMLRMTCAVAYGERFIVPLVTRFMGLYPQLRIDIELSNRQLDLVHEGLDLAIRLGRLQDSRLVATRLAPRRMYLCASPSYLERYGRPHSLSELSRHNCLIGSSDIWQLEQNGREFSQRVQGNWRCNSGQAVLDAALQGVGLCQLPDYYVLEHLHSGALISLLEAHQPPNTAVWALYPQQRHLSPKVRKLVDFLKVGLAERPEYRE; this is translated from the coding sequence ATGTCGGAAAACCGTTGGGAAGGCATCGACGAGTTCGTTGCCGTCGCCGAATGCAGCCAATTCACCGCAGCGGCAGAGCGACTCGGGGTTTCGTCCTCGCACGTCAGTCGCCAAATCGTCCGGCTGGAGGAACGTTTACAGACGCGCCTGCTGTATCGCAGCACCCGGCGGGTGACGCTGACCGAGGCAGGGCAGACTTTCCTCCAGCATTGTCAGCGCTTGCAGGATGGCCGCGAAGAGGCGTTGCGCGCGGTTGGCGACCTGACCAGTGAACCGAAAGGCATGCTGCGCATGACCTGTGCCGTGGCCTATGGCGAACGGTTTATCGTGCCGCTGGTGACGCGATTCATGGGGCTTTACCCGCAACTGCGCATCGATATCGAACTGAGCAATCGCCAACTGGACCTGGTGCACGAGGGTCTGGACTTGGCAATCCGCCTCGGCCGGCTGCAGGATTCGCGACTGGTCGCCACTCGCCTGGCACCACGGCGCATGTACCTGTGCGCATCGCCGTCCTACCTGGAACGGTACGGTCGCCCACACAGTTTGTCGGAGCTGAGTCGGCATAATTGCCTGATTGGCAGCTCGGACATCTGGCAACTGGAACAGAACGGGCGGGAATTTTCCCAGCGGGTGCAGGGCAACTGGCGTTGCAACAGTGGGCAGGCGGTATTGGACGCGGCGCTGCAAGGGGTGGGATTGTGTCAACTGCCGGATTACTACGTGCTTGAACATTTGCACAGCGGCGCGTTGATTTCCTTGCTGGAGGCGCACCAGCCGCCGAATACGGCGGTGTGGGCGTTGTATCCGCAGCAGCGGCATTTGTCGCCGAAGGTGCGCAAGTTGGTGGACTTTTTGAAGGTGGGGTTGGCTGAGCGGCCGGAGTACAGGGAGTAA
- a CDS encoding S-(hydroxymethyl)glutathione dehydrogenase/class III alcohol dehydrogenase, whose translation MIKSRAAVAFEAKKPLEIVEVDVAMPKAGEVLLRVVASGVCHTDAYTLSGADPEGIFPSILGHEGGAIVEAIGEGVTSVAVGDHVIPLYTPECGQCKFCKSGKTNLCQAIRATQGKGLMPDGTSRFSYKGETIFHYMGTSTFSEYSVLPEISVAKIAKDAPLEKVCLLGCGVTTGIGAVINTAKVKPGDTVAIFGLGGIGLSAVIGAVKAKAARIIAIDINPAKFEIAKQLGATDCVNPKDFDRPIQEVIVDMTDGGVDFSFECIGNVQLMRAALECCHKGWGESVIIGVAGAGQEIATRPFQLVTGRVWRGSAFGGVRGRSELPSYVDMAQSGEIPLDTFITHTMGLEDINKAFDLMHEGKSIRTVIHF comes from the coding sequence ATGATCAAGTCACGCGCCGCCGTTGCCTTCGAGGCCAAGAAGCCGCTGGAAATCGTAGAAGTCGATGTCGCCATGCCCAAGGCGGGTGAAGTGCTGCTGCGCGTTGTCGCTTCCGGGGTTTGCCACACGGACGCCTACACCTTGTCCGGCGCCGATCCGGAAGGCATCTTCCCGTCGATCCTCGGTCACGAAGGTGGCGCCATCGTTGAGGCCATTGGCGAGGGCGTGACCTCGGTCGCTGTAGGCGATCACGTCATTCCGCTGTACACCCCGGAATGCGGCCAGTGCAAATTCTGCAAGTCGGGCAAGACCAACCTGTGTCAGGCGATTCGTGCGACCCAGGGCAAGGGCTTGATGCCTGACGGCACGTCGCGTTTTTCCTACAAGGGCGAAACGATTTTCCACTACATGGGCACCTCGACGTTCTCGGAATACTCCGTGCTGCCGGAAATTTCCGTGGCCAAGATCGCCAAGGACGCGCCGCTGGAGAAGGTCTGCCTGCTCGGCTGCGGTGTCACCACCGGCATCGGTGCGGTGATTAATACCGCCAAGGTCAAACCAGGCGACACCGTGGCCATCTTCGGCCTCGGCGGTATCGGTCTGTCCGCCGTGATCGGCGCAGTGAAAGCCAAGGCTGCACGGATCATCGCGATCGACATCAACCCGGCCAAATTCGAAATCGCCAAACAACTGGGTGCCACCGATTGCGTGAATCCGAAGGACTTCGATCGTCCGATCCAGGAAGTCATCGTCGACATGACCGATGGCGGCGTCGACTTCTCCTTCGAGTGCATCGGCAACGTGCAACTGATGCGCGCCGCGCTTGAATGCTGCCACAAAGGCTGGGGCGAGTCGGTGATCATCGGCGTTGCCGGCGCCGGCCAGGAAATCGCTACCCGGCCGTTCCAGTTGGTCACCGGTCGCGTCTGGCGCGGTTCGGCGTTCGGCGGCGTGCGTGGCCGTAGCGAATTGCCAAGCTACGTCGATATGGCCCAGAGCGGCGAAATCCCGCTGGACACTTTCATCACCCACACCATGGGCTTGGAAGATATCAACAAGGCGTTCGATCTGATGCATGAAGGCAAGAGCATCCGCACAGTCATTCATTTCTAA
- the fghA gene encoding S-formylglutathione hydrolase, translating to MNLENISCQKSFGGWHKRYRHRSEVLDCDMVFAVYLPPQAEQGGQLPVLYWLSGLTCTDENFMQKAGAMRMAAELGLIIVAPDTSPRGPDVPDDADKAWDFGLGAGFYLNATQEPWARHYRMHDYVVQELPSLVEAHFPASDKRSISGHSMGGHGALVCALRNPGRYLSVSAFSPITHPIDCPWGQKAFSHYLGEDRSKWKEWDACALIAEASEKLPLLVDQGDRDDFLASQLKPEALQQAAKQAGHPLTLRLQPGYDHSYFFISSFIDDHLQHHARALGA from the coding sequence ATGAATCTGGAAAACATTTCCTGTCAGAAGAGTTTCGGCGGTTGGCACAAGCGCTATCGCCATCGCTCCGAGGTGCTTGATTGCGACATGGTGTTCGCCGTGTACCTGCCGCCGCAGGCAGAGCAGGGCGGCCAGCTACCGGTGCTGTACTGGTTGTCGGGTTTGACCTGCACCGATGAGAACTTCATGCAAAAGGCCGGTGCGATGCGCATGGCCGCCGAGCTCGGGCTGATCATCGTTGCGCCAGACACCAGCCCGCGTGGCCCGGATGTTCCGGACGATGCGGACAAGGCTTGGGATTTTGGCCTCGGCGCCGGGTTTTATCTGAATGCCACGCAGGAACCCTGGGCACGCCACTATCGGATGCATGACTATGTCGTGCAGGAATTGCCTTCACTGGTTGAAGCGCATTTCCCCGCTTCCGACAAACGCAGCATCAGCGGCCACTCCATGGGCGGTCACGGTGCTTTGGTGTGTGCATTGCGCAATCCGGGGCGTTACCTGTCGGTTTCGGCGTTTTCGCCGATTACCCATCCGATTGATTGCCCTTGGGGTCAGAAAGCCTTCTCTCATTACCTGGGCGAAGACCGTTCCAAGTGGAAAGAGTGGGACGCCTGTGCGCTGATCGCGGAGGCCTCGGAGAAGCTGCCGCTGCTGGTCGATCAAGGTGATCGCGACGATTTCCTCGCCTCCCAGCTCAAACCCGAAGCGCTGCAACAAGCGGCGAAACAGGCGGGCCACCCGCTGACGTTGCGCCTGCAACCGGGCTACGACCATAGCTATTTCTTCATCTCAAGCTTTATTGACGACCACTTGCAGCATCACGCGCGCGCTCTAGGCGCCTAA